One window of the Anaeromyxobacter dehalogenans 2CP-C genome contains the following:
- a CDS encoding AraC family transcriptional regulator has product MRLPTIPIHPDAPGLPLWPPLLAARGPGGRSTAHAHHGVHVVLALGGDLRVRAGDAGAWVRAAGIVTAPDAPHAIDAAGSEILIVFVDPESEAGRAMRGATAGSLRTLGAAERDALADGVTPMEIMGPGGAAWTSRVVEALGGERVRSPRAVHPRVRRLLRVLQAMPPGGDASLEALARQVGLSPGRLMHVFTESIGVPLRPYLAWLRLQRAAAAAVSGRPLGEAAHAAGFADAAHMSRTFRRMLGVTPSELRPAAHSRAAHARGRSCAASRQARAKPPVRT; this is encoded by the coding sequence ATGCGACTCCCGACGATCCCGATCCATCCGGATGCACCGGGGTTGCCGCTCTGGCCGCCGTTGCTCGCCGCGCGCGGGCCGGGGGGCCGGAGCACCGCCCACGCGCACCACGGCGTGCACGTGGTGCTCGCGCTCGGCGGCGACCTGCGCGTGCGCGCGGGCGACGCGGGCGCGTGGGTGCGAGCGGCCGGGATCGTCACCGCGCCGGATGCACCGCACGCCATCGACGCGGCGGGGTCGGAGATCCTGATCGTCTTCGTGGACCCGGAGAGCGAGGCGGGGCGGGCCATGCGCGGCGCGACCGCCGGCTCGCTCCGTACCCTCGGCGCTGCCGAGCGCGATGCGCTCGCCGACGGGGTGACGCCGATGGAGATCATGGGGCCCGGCGGCGCCGCCTGGACGTCGCGCGTGGTCGAGGCGCTGGGAGGCGAGCGGGTGCGATCACCTCGCGCCGTCCACCCGCGCGTTCGCAGGCTCCTGCGTGTGCTGCAGGCCATGCCGCCCGGTGGAGACGCCTCCCTCGAGGCGCTCGCGCGCCAGGTCGGCCTCTCACCCGGCCGATTGATGCACGTGTTCACCGAGTCGATCGGCGTGCCGCTGCGGCCGTACCTCGCGTGGCTGCGTCTGCAGCGCGCCGCCGCGGCCGCCGTCTCCGGCAGGCCGCTCGGCGAGGCCGCCCACGCGGCCGGGTTCGCCGACGCCGCCCACATGAGCCGGACCTTCCGCCGCATGCTCGGCGTCACCCCCTCCGAGCTGCGGCCGGCCGCGCACTCACGCGCGGCTCACGCGCGCGGTCGCTCCTGCGCCGCCTCGCGCCAGGCGCGCGCGAAGCCTCCGGTGAGGACGTAG
- a CDS encoding Mpo1-like protein has product MNTNEPGVLERQWAGYGDVHRDRLNLALHAATVPLFWFGTCALALAPVIPAGWAMAGLPALLVALAAQGRGHRGEARAPAPFRGRAEFLARILAEQWITFPRYVLTGGFARAWREAAQERPRA; this is encoded by the coding sequence ATGAACACGAACGAACCCGGCGTCCTCGAGCGGCAATGGGCAGGCTACGGCGACGTGCACCGCGACCGGCTCAACCTGGCGCTGCACGCTGCGACGGTGCCGCTCTTCTGGTTCGGGACCTGTGCGCTCGCGCTGGCGCCGGTGATCCCCGCCGGCTGGGCGATGGCCGGCCTCCCGGCGCTCCTCGTCGCGCTCGCCGCGCAGGGCCGCGGCCACCGCGGCGAAGCGAGGGCGCCCGCCCCGTTCCGTGGACGGGCCGAGTTCCTGGCGCGGATCCTCGCCGAGCAGTGGATCACGTTCCCCCGCTACGTCCTCACCGGAGGCTTCGCGCGCGCCTGGCGCGAGGCGGCGCAGGAGCGACCGCGCGCGTGA